The following DNA comes from Magnetococcales bacterium.
TCACCACACCCTGTTTTCCATCGTCATCCCCCTGTTCAACGAGGAAGAGGTGCTCGACGCCCTCTTCGAACGGCTCACCGCCCTGGTCGCCCGCCTGCCGGTGCGTGCCGAGGTGATCCTGGTCAACGACGGCTCCCGCGACCGCACCCTGGAAATCGCCACCCGCCGGGTGCTTGCCGACCCGGTGTTCCGCCTGGTAGACCTCTCCCGCAACTTCGGCCACCAGATGGCGGTCTCCGCCGCCCTCTCCCTGGTGCGCGGCCAGGTGGTGGCCATCCTCGACGCCGATCTGCAAGACCCCCCGGAATTGCTGCTGCCCATGCTGGAACGCTGGAGCGCCGGCATCGACGTGGTCTACGGCCAGCGACGACAGCGCAAAGGGGAAACCCCGTTCAAAAAGTTGTCCGCCTCCATCTTCTACCGGATTCTGACTCACCTCTCCAGCACCGACATCCCGCGCGATACCGGCGATTTCCGCGTCATGGACCGCAAAGTGGTGGACGCCCTGGTCAAAATGCCCGAACACCGCCGTTTCCTGCGGGGCATGATCGCCTGGCTGGGGTTTCGCCAGGAGGCCTTCCTCTACGACCGGGAACCCCGCGCCGCCGGAGAAACCAAATATCCCCTGCGCAAGATGATCCGTTTTTCCCTGGACGGCATCTTCTCCTTTTCCATGAAACCGTTGCGCTGGATGGCCATTCTGGGCTTCTGGATGACGCTGTTCGGCTTCCTCTGGGTGCTGTTCTGGGTGGTCACCCGACTGCTCTTTCCGGAGATCTTCCTGCCGGGTATCGCCACCACCCTGGCCACCATCGGGCTGCTCTTCGGTATCAACTTCTTTTTCCTGGGCATCCTGGGGGAGTATATCGGACTGATCTTCCTCAACGTCCAGGGCCGCCCCCACTTCATCATTCGCGAGGTGATCTGCGCCGCAGCGGAAGAAGCCTCGCCACCCGACGGGAA
Coding sequences within:
- a CDS encoding glycosyltransferase family 2 protein, encoding MEKRALNHHTLFSIVIPLFNEEEVLDALFERLTALVARLPVRAEVILVNDGSRDRTLEIATRRVLADPVFRLVDLSRNFGHQMAVSAALSLVRGQVVAILDADLQDPPELLLPMLERWSAGIDVVYGQRRQRKGETPFKKLSASIFYRILTHLSSTDIPRDTGDFRVMDRKVVDALVKMPEHRRFLRGMIAWLGFRQEAFLYDREPRAAGETKYPLRKMIRFSLDGIFSFSMKPLRWMAILGFWMTLFGFLWVLFWVVTRLLFPEIFLPGIATTLATIGLLFGINFFFLGILGEYIGLIFLNVQGRPHFIIREVICAAAEEASPPDGNTHELL